From the genome of Malus sylvestris chromosome 6, drMalSylv7.2, whole genome shotgun sequence, one region includes:
- the LOC126625829 gene encoding MYB-like transcription factor 4, giving the protein MRKPCCEKRKTNKGAWSKQEDEKLTQYVEKNGEGSWRSLPLAAGLLRCGKSCRLRWVNYLRPNVKRGNFGEDEEDLIIRLHALLGNRWSLIAGRLPGRTDNEVKNYWNTHLRRKLIQMGVDPNNHRIGHTHNIGLTKPSFGSRKVNYPSKPVNSQGDKDSDHIKPLSDSTSGPESNTSCSGLPDLNLDLTIGPLSSFGY; this is encoded by the exons ATGAGGAAACCTTGCTGTGAGAAGAGAAAGACGAACAAAGGAGCATGGTCGAAGCAAGAAGATGAGAAGCTCACTCAATATGTTGAAAAAAATGGCGAAGGAAGCTGGCGTTCCCTTCCACTAGCTGCAG GCTTGCTTCGTTGTGGAAAGAGCTGTAGATTAAGATGGGTAAATTATCTAAGGCCAAACGTGAAACGTGGCAACTTTGGTGAAGATGAAGAGGACCTAATCATCAGGCTCCATGCACTTCTTGGAAATAG GTGGTCGTTAATTGCTGGAAGATTGCCGGGACGAACTGACAATGAAGTGAAGAATTACTGGAACACTCATCTAAGGAGAAAACTAATACAAATGGGAGTTGACCCCAATAACCATCGCATAGGACACACACACAATATTGGCCTTACAAAACCATCATTTGGCTCCAGAAAAGTAAATTATCCCTCTAAACCTGTTAATTCCCAAGGGGATAAAGACTCTGATCACATTAAACCATTGTCAGATTCTACCAGTGGCCCGGAAAGCAACACAAGCTGCAGTGGTTTGCCTGACCTCAATCTTGATCTCACGATTGGCCCTCTAAGTTCATTCGGATACTGA